In Inquilinus sp. Marseille-Q2685, one genomic interval encodes:
- a CDS encoding ribbon-helix-helix domain-containing protein produces the protein MGRSTHFRLMNPLEPHTRNVTIGGNRTSIRLERQFWSGLEEIVTREGVPMNALVSRIRASQRGDGSLSSAVRVFIQAYFFALAHNRRPVVPKGYA, from the coding sequence ATGGGCCGATCCACTCATTTTCGGTTGATGAACCCACTTGAACCGCATACCCGGAACGTCACGATTGGTGGAAACCGCACCAGCATCCGGCTGGAGCGGCAGTTCTGGAGCGGGCTCGAGGAAATCGTGACACGAGAGGGCGTTCCCATGAACGCCCTCGTGAGCCGGATACGGGCCTCACAACGGGGTGACGGCAGCCTGTCCAGCGCGGTTCGCGTCTTCATCCAGGCCTACTTCTTTGCGCTGGCCCACAACCGCCGTCCGGTCGTTCCGAAGGGCTACGCCTAG
- a CDS encoding FecR domain-containing protein, producing MGYATIRVRWIERAAFGGLALVASVFAAWLPDARAETIEVRLEPNQTIRQLSERYLGDPDLWPEILEASDVASVAHLSPGQPLRIPVDLIAAAERALARCADQIRLANLAGAQLFAPDEIGRAIGLYDRALGRRVERAWVDAKDLALESHSEAARALAISEQRRDEAAEALLSDKNGWVEARKPRDLAWNDVKLRAILVEQEKVRTLSESTAQLTFRDASRLRLNANSNAIIQQMRYDPLTRREEAKVSLVEGDFYALLASESGRTSFAVDIPEAKARIESGDFWVSSGDAGAKFTNYDDRPVAVVARDETVVLGRNEGLVLSTKGKTTEKRDVLDAPHLSTPANDGVVYEASVDLAWTSPDGAGGYWLEIGADQSFDTMLVSEFGLRKPAFRTEHLPPGDYYWRVSALDAFGLPGERSAPWRFTVVIDTLAPYLRIDTPAEGAIERESAVEIRGETEPDATVSVNGRRVEVTAAGRFAGPMTASEGDNLVEVVATDLAGNLTRLQRRFSFMPDRSEAVALDASVPRDPAGRVLAAGDTVSLAGRTRPASRIDVVGADGALRGSTASGPEGRFALNIGLGADEEALSIVVTAPSGFRSAHRIDVAVDRQQPTITLSEELPRLTASETLFVKGHVAKADATLRINGGEVGLRDGAFDEIVSLHAGDNPVELVAVDALGNTDVARFTVTLDQDPPRLVAAKLTPEAGDAGSHAAIEIRASDASGLAATALATVGYGSGTADAVLRFNRAAQAYQGSLPVPRGELRSAAVRTVELTDAAGNRQSYRID from the coding sequence TTGGGTTACGCCACCATCCGCGTCAGATGGATCGAACGGGCCGCTTTCGGTGGTCTGGCCCTGGTGGCATCTGTCTTCGCGGCCTGGCTTCCCGACGCCCGGGCCGAGACCATCGAAGTCCGCCTCGAGCCCAACCAGACCATTCGGCAGCTGTCGGAGCGGTATCTGGGAGATCCCGATCTCTGGCCCGAGATTCTCGAAGCCAGCGATGTGGCCTCGGTCGCGCATCTGTCCCCGGGCCAGCCGCTGAGGATCCCGGTCGATCTGATCGCCGCCGCCGAACGCGCCCTCGCCCGCTGCGCCGACCAGATCAGGCTGGCCAATCTGGCGGGGGCGCAGCTTTTCGCGCCGGACGAGATCGGTCGCGCCATAGGCCTCTACGATCGGGCGCTTGGCCGCCGCGTCGAACGCGCGTGGGTCGACGCCAAGGATCTCGCCCTCGAATCTCATTCAGAGGCTGCAAGAGCCCTCGCCATCTCGGAACAGCGGCGCGACGAGGCGGCCGAGGCGCTGCTGAGCGACAAGAACGGATGGGTCGAGGCCCGGAAGCCGCGGGATCTAGCCTGGAACGACGTCAAGCTCCGCGCCATCCTGGTGGAGCAGGAAAAGGTCCGCACCCTGTCGGAATCGACCGCCCAGCTCACCTTCCGCGACGCCAGCAGGCTCAGGCTCAACGCCAACTCGAACGCGATCATCCAGCAGATGCGCTACGACCCGCTGACCCGCCGGGAGGAGGCGAAGGTCAGCCTGGTCGAAGGCGACTTCTACGCCCTGCTCGCCAGCGAGAGCGGGCGCACAAGCTTTGCCGTCGACATCCCCGAGGCGAAGGCCCGCATCGAGTCCGGCGATTTCTGGGTCAGCAGCGGCGATGCCGGCGCCAAGTTCACCAACTACGACGATCGTCCCGTTGCCGTCGTGGCCAGAGATGAGACCGTCGTGCTCGGGCGGAACGAGGGGCTCGTCCTGTCCACGAAGGGCAAGACCACCGAGAAGCGCGACGTGCTCGACGCGCCTCACCTCTCCACGCCGGCCAACGACGGCGTCGTCTACGAGGCATCCGTCGATCTCGCTTGGACCAGCCCGGACGGCGCCGGAGGCTACTGGCTCGAGATCGGGGCCGACCAGTCGTTCGACACGATGCTCGTCTCGGAATTCGGGCTTCGGAAACCCGCGTTCCGCACCGAGCATCTGCCTCCCGGCGATTATTACTGGCGGGTCTCCGCCCTCGATGCCTTCGGCCTGCCCGGCGAGCGGAGCGCCCCCTGGCGCTTCACGGTGGTGATCGACACGCTCGCGCCGTATCTCAGGATCGACACGCCGGCCGAGGGAGCGATCGAGCGCGAATCCGCGGTCGAGATCCGGGGCGAGACGGAACCGGACGCCACCGTTTCCGTGAACGGACGTCGGGTCGAGGTGACGGCCGCCGGACGGTTTGCCGGACCGATGACGGCCAGCGAGGGCGACAACCTAGTCGAGGTCGTGGCCACCGACCTCGCGGGCAATCTCACCCGGCTGCAGCGCCGCTTCAGCTTCATGCCGGACCGGTCCGAAGCGGTCGCCCTGGACGCGTCGGTGCCCCGGGATCCGGCGGGCAGGGTGCTGGCCGCCGGCGACACCGTTTCCCTTGCGGGTCGCACCAGGCCGGCGTCCCGCATCGATGTCGTCGGCGCCGACGGCGCCCTCCGCGGCTCGACGGCCAGCGGCCCCGAGGGCCGCTTCGCCCTCAACATCGGGCTCGGCGCCGACGAGGAGGCGCTCTCGATCGTCGTGACCGCGCCCTCGGGCTTCCGCAGCGCGCACAGGATCGACGTCGCGGTCGACCGCCAACAGCCGACCATCACTCTTTCGGAAGAGTTGCCCCGTCTGACCGCGTCTGAAACGCTGTTCGTCAAAGGCCACGTGGCCAAGGCCGACGCGACGCTGCGCATCAATGGCGGCGAGGTCGGGCTGAGGGACGGCGCCTTCGATGAGATCGTCAGCCTGCACGCCGGCGACAACCCGGTCGAGCTCGTCGCCGTCGACGCGCTCGGCAACACCGACGTGGCCCGGTTCACGGTCACGCTCGACCAGGATCCGCCTCGCCTCGTGGCGGCGAAGCTCACGCCCGAGGCGGGTGATGCCGGTTCGCATGCGGCGATCGAGATCCGCGCCTCCGACGCTTCGGGACTGGCGGCGACCGCGCTCGCGACCGTGGGGTACGGGTCGGGGACCGCGGATGCCGTGCTGCGGTTCAATCGAGCCGCGCAGGCCTATCAGGGATCGCTTCCCGTCCCCCGCGGCGAGCTGAGATCGGCGGCGGTCCGGACAGTGGAGCTGACGGATGCGGCCGGCAATCGGCAGTCGTACCGCATCGACTGA
- a CDS encoding SEL1-like repeat protein produces the protein MISPADNGIRLDRAPNGARFMVAVLLISAGSGCFAAEGLGARRAEAGSLAAGGEEPQVFALAPTPAAAAQQTSPAAPACVPAAASPPGTGAAAAPANSRAAELLLPDTASAELRSLARRAIAGEADAEHDLGTFYALGIEVPRNFERAACWYRRSADQGVASAAYNLGVLLARGVGLSRDPEAAVARFREAAKAGHAGALNALGLAYRDGSGVARDPAEALIWFRRASLGGNPRGAYNTARLYESGDLGTPDPQAAAGWYRVAADAGDEQAAAALARLQAAAYGDGPAAPRIGFVSLAPESGLLILDQTIMPAAGADPILDDLAAQMAGRPPPDPAELVPASAPAARPAARPRRATVAEIKEIQQLMARLSFDVGPIDGLVGRRTRAAIARFQRGQGLPVTRRASVELLDALRVATLLASKD, from the coding sequence GTGATATCTCCGGCCGACAACGGCATCCGGCTCGACCGGGCACCGAACGGCGCTCGCTTCATGGTCGCGGTACTGCTGATCTCCGCCGGCAGCGGCTGCTTCGCTGCGGAAGGGCTGGGAGCCCGCCGGGCCGAAGCCGGTTCCCTGGCTGCAGGTGGCGAAGAGCCACAGGTGTTCGCCCTCGCACCCACTCCCGCAGCCGCGGCTCAGCAAACCTCGCCCGCAGCTCCGGCGTGCGTTCCGGCTGCAGCATCGCCGCCGGGAACCGGCGCTGCCGCCGCTCCGGCCAATAGCCGGGCCGCGGAGCTACTGCTGCCCGACACGGCCTCTGCGGAGTTGCGCAGCCTGGCGCGCAGGGCCATCGCCGGCGAAGCGGATGCCGAGCATGATCTCGGTACGTTCTACGCGCTCGGCATCGAGGTGCCGCGGAATTTTGAGCGCGCCGCCTGCTGGTATCGCCGATCCGCGGATCAGGGCGTGGCCAGCGCCGCATACAATCTCGGCGTGCTGCTGGCACGAGGCGTTGGCCTGTCGCGCGATCCGGAAGCGGCGGTGGCGCGCTTCCGCGAGGCCGCGAAGGCCGGGCACGCCGGCGCGCTGAATGCTCTAGGCCTCGCCTATCGCGACGGCTCGGGCGTGGCGCGCGATCCGGCGGAGGCGCTGATCTGGTTCCGGCGGGCCAGCCTCGGCGGCAATCCACGCGGCGCCTACAACACGGCCAGGCTGTATGAGAGCGGCGATCTTGGGACACCCGATCCGCAAGCCGCCGCCGGCTGGTACCGGGTCGCGGCCGATGCCGGAGACGAGCAGGCCGCGGCGGCGCTGGCGAGGCTGCAGGCCGCAGCCTATGGTGACGGTCCGGCCGCGCCTCGGATCGGATTTGTCAGCCTGGCGCCGGAATCCGGTCTTCTCATTCTGGACCAGACCATCATGCCCGCCGCCGGCGCGGACCCGATCCTCGATGACCTGGCCGCGCAGATGGCGGGCCGGCCGCCGCCCGATCCGGCCGAGCTGGTCCCGGCATCCGCCCCGGCGGCGCGGCCTGCGGCCAGGCCGCGGCGAGCCACGGTGGCTGAGATCAAGGAGATCCAGCAGCTGATGGCGAGGCTGAGTTTCGATGTGGGGCCGATCGACGGCCTGGTCGGGCGCCGGACCCGGGCCGCCATCGCCCGCTTCCAGCGGGGCCAGGGCCTGCCCGTGACGCGGCGGGCTTCGGTGGAGCTGCTGGATGCGCTTCGCGTGGCCACGCTGCTGGCCAGCAAGGACTGA
- a CDS encoding adenylate/guanylate cyclase domain-containing protein: MSLSLRRKLLLFSALIAALPLLFAGQSLIRIARDEMKSAANERLVTTVGEVTGQIDDIYERAWLAPLLLIRSAIDSDKINIGEKVAILTHGIAQLPDIVALQVTVDGGRLPLVISQDRFSTRLTEAGIQPLNVLRAPPEVMLASAAAGEEAAARISAVMYEPKTETWLATVVLPLESRFSGARGVLSARIDLGRIRSFIMSQPFRQVGMITTVDAEGRKLFDAELDESGRVKQLGRRDIVGEALAAREGNRARTISVDTYLRPDGTPMLGTFAFTRSFDWAVIVEQKEADAYYAADVMIDSLFFWVVGGLAVAVLGAAVFSHRISRPILAIGEAANEVAKGNYHVQVRTVRSRDEIGELAKRINHMIVQINERFELTKFVSHGTMDAIQHSDETGVHLGGSRCEVAILFADIRGYTAFAESRDPETVIETLNFYLAALADLVTAHHGDIDKFVGDQIMAVFQGPAMAADALRCAVAMQAHMADLSAANPDRNLSIGIGIDMGEVVMGAIGARDRMDFTVLGDRVNVAARLCAAAKPRQTLATAAAVEAATTSQPDLPLLSRALDPIALKGKSAPLRVYDIHPAGRVAAWSEHDARTAAPPAG; encoded by the coding sequence ATGTCGTTGAGCCTCCGCCGCAAGCTGCTGCTGTTCTCGGCGCTGATCGCGGCGCTGCCGCTGCTGTTCGCCGGGCAGTCGCTGATCCGGATCGCCCGCGACGAGATGAAGAGCGCCGCCAATGAGCGGCTGGTCACCACCGTCGGCGAGGTGACGGGCCAGATCGACGACATCTACGAGCGTGCCTGGCTGGCCCCCCTCCTCCTGATCCGCAGCGCCATCGACAGCGACAAGATCAATATCGGGGAGAAGGTCGCGATCCTGACCCATGGCATCGCCCAGCTGCCGGACATCGTCGCCCTGCAGGTCACCGTCGATGGCGGCCGGCTGCCGCTGGTGATCTCGCAGGACCGCTTCAGCACGCGGCTCACCGAGGCGGGCATCCAGCCCCTGAACGTGCTGCGGGCGCCGCCGGAGGTGATGCTGGCCTCGGCGGCTGCTGGCGAGGAGGCGGCCGCGCGGATCTCCGCCGTCATGTACGAACCGAAGACCGAGACCTGGCTCGCCACCGTCGTCCTGCCGCTCGAAAGCCGGTTCAGCGGAGCGCGCGGCGTGCTCTCGGCCAGAATCGATCTCGGCCGGATCCGAAGCTTCATCATGAGCCAGCCCTTCCGCCAGGTCGGCATGATCACCACGGTCGACGCCGAGGGGCGGAAGCTCTTCGACGCCGAGCTGGACGAGTCGGGCCGGGTCAAGCAGCTGGGCCGGCGCGACATCGTCGGCGAGGCGCTGGCCGCCCGCGAGGGCAACCGCGCCCGCACGATCAGCGTCGACACCTATCTGCGGCCGGACGGGACCCCGATGCTCGGCACCTTCGCCTTCACCCGCAGCTTCGACTGGGCCGTGATCGTCGAACAGAAGGAGGCGGACGCCTACTATGCCGCCGACGTCATGATCGACAGCCTGTTCTTCTGGGTGGTCGGCGGGCTAGCCGTCGCGGTCCTGGGCGCCGCGGTGTTCTCCCACCGCATCAGCCGCCCGATCCTGGCGATCGGAGAGGCCGCGAACGAGGTGGCGAAGGGGAACTACCATGTCCAGGTCAGGACCGTGCGCTCCCGGGACGAGATCGGCGAGCTGGCGAAGCGCATCAACCACATGATCGTGCAGATCAACGAGCGCTTCGAGCTCACCAAATTCGTGTCCCACGGCACCATGGACGCCATCCAGCATTCGGACGAGACCGGTGTCCATCTGGGCGGAAGCCGCTGCGAGGTCGCGATCCTCTTCGCCGACATCCGCGGCTACACGGCCTTTGCCGAAAGCCGCGACCCGGAGACGGTGATCGAGACGCTGAACTTCTATCTCGCGGCGCTGGCCGATCTGGTGACTGCCCATCACGGCGACATCGACAAGTTCGTCGGCGACCAGATCATGGCCGTGTTCCAGGGCCCCGCCATGGCCGCCGACGCGCTTCGCTGCGCGGTGGCGATGCAGGCGCACATGGCCGATCTGTCGGCCGCCAACCCGGACCGGAACCTCTCCATCGGGATCGGCATCGATATGGGCGAGGTGGTGATGGGGGCGATCGGCGCCAGGGACCGCATGGACTTCACCGTGCTCGGCGACCGCGTCAACGTCGCCGCGCGCCTGTGCGCGGCGGCGAAGCCCCGGCAGACCCTCGCCACCGCCGCCGCGGTCGAGGCCGCGACGACGTCGCAGCCCGACCTGCCGCTGCTGTCCCGCGCCCTCGATCCGATCGCCCTCAAGGGCAAGAGCGCGCCGCTCAGGGTCTATGACATCCACCCGGCGGGCCGGGTGGCCGCCTGGAGCGAGCACGATGCTAGGACCGCGGCTCCGCCGGCAGGCTGA
- a CDS encoding PKD domain-containing protein: MAILAGGSVSPAQAEERPALITYGPKALTREGDFYREQTIYISVPAGSTERLWINVFDPGISAEYDQSTGQPGASRTRYAVFGGPGAFSPPPLVPAVPPPEQASAGTLIAEKVFGDEPDAGGQWKTVAVVDPRQGDAVDGRRILRLLVQGLEGAAGNVFDVAVSARETRQLRPEGLEIFAYRPVVRVPDQRSFAELRFRPPAGTDRLVVHNFDLAFGSLDLTTAFASIPLKASGQDAWQAAEVPSGLGGAEAALEFGRGAEMPNDATFMIADGAGHPVRFELPVTLWPALVRPKPAIDRSDLAACGSVSFDAGRSVDPKGGHLAYRWDFGDGSVAEGPLVRHDYRSPGRYMARLEILGSSARIGDGAAADIQVDVPVPPEAIIEAPLSASVGADVAFDGSTSVAGRLPIKRVTWRFNDGATLQGAKVGRRFDRPGRYLASLTVDDGSGQPCGADTAEASIVVNTPPVAVPGPARRVSAGEAIAFDARQSFDADGRITAYAWEFGDGTRSDAARPDHAYDRPGTYIVRLTVTDDAGLPDSMASATTTVVVNAPPVSVAGHDQSAAVGEPLVFDGSASSDPDGRLLTWDWNFGNGDTGTGQKTTYAFSRPGIYRVRLTVRDDSGTSSATGDSTLSVRVNDPPVAVAGGDRLVTASAVSFDGTGSFDRDDAIADYAWDFGDGSTGAGPRPTHVYEAPGRYPVRLTVTDRSGTKWNSASDDMTVVINARPVADPGPDRIVAPGEKVVFDGSRSLDQDGDIADYRWDFRDGSEARGRIASHSFARPGIYDVRLAVADDSGDADAVDYKEARITVNAAPVADPGGDLITAPGDPVRLSAAASYDPDGRIVSYRWDFSDGGAPVSVAQVERRFTAPGLYTARLTVADDSGASNGFDSREIGIAVNHAPVADAGRDALTESLIVSFDGTASIDPDGDPLTYRWDFGDGASATGARVQHTYAAAGTYPIILVVDDGKGLHNSVDQAARSLVIHQPPVADAGGNRQVCTGDVITFDGSKSLDPQGGALRYAWDFGDGTSSDIVNPTKTYRSGGVYPVTLSVRDSANLANSVDADRVSVKVDQGPSADAGPDIKACAMSSIEFDASRSFDPNGTIKRYDWDFGDGRFAIGEKPSHVYEQPGEYRVFLKIEGQRVGQCDPHSTDEMAVRIMQGPVVKIDARSAAPLGEVAFDGSGSHMPGGKITGWHWDFGDGATAEGATVSHVFTEPGPKKVTLTVTSDSASPTCQRVAATHVVAVNAPPVAVIAAPEGASQGEDLLLDAGPSHDPDGAISAYDWDFGDGGTAKGVRVNHRFTAAGTYKVRLTVTDEAGVENSSTTAEAMLAVRPPPAPEIVLPAAACTGEDVRLIVKGAAAAKPMEGGWRNAGMTDGAHSFVRRFETPGRYDVTVIPDDGRDLADSRRPQTRILHVNRPPVAMPGPQRAVCPMAEVAFDGTSSYDPDGRIVRYEWDFGDGSGALGPTATHVFEAPGIYDVALTVTDDTESSCAATRRSVPIVVNAPPVADAGSPFEAFIGGAADAVLLDGPGSRDPDGGALTHVWRIGDGTTESGERVRHLFRQAGDIPVELTVTDSSGLPCGVASDDTIVTVRRRAPMLVTKVPSAESRE, from the coding sequence ATGGCCATTCTGGCGGGCGGGTCGGTATCGCCGGCGCAGGCCGAGGAGAGGCCGGCTCTCATCACCTATGGCCCGAAGGCGCTCACCCGGGAAGGCGATTTTTACCGCGAGCAGACGATCTACATCAGCGTGCCCGCGGGCTCGACCGAGCGGCTGTGGATCAACGTGTTCGACCCCGGGATCAGCGCGGAGTACGACCAGTCGACGGGCCAGCCCGGGGCCAGCCGGACCCGCTACGCGGTGTTCGGCGGCCCCGGCGCCTTCTCGCCCCCTCCGCTCGTCCCCGCTGTTCCACCGCCGGAGCAGGCATCCGCGGGCACGCTGATCGCGGAGAAGGTGTTCGGCGACGAGCCGGATGCGGGGGGCCAGTGGAAGACGGTGGCCGTCGTCGACCCGCGCCAGGGCGACGCCGTCGACGGGCGCCGGATCCTCCGCCTCCTGGTGCAGGGTCTGGAAGGCGCGGCCGGCAACGTCTTCGACGTCGCGGTGAGCGCCCGCGAGACACGGCAGCTGCGGCCCGAAGGGCTGGAGATCTTCGCCTATCGGCCGGTGGTCCGCGTCCCCGATCAGAGATCCTTCGCCGAGCTGCGGTTCCGCCCGCCGGCGGGGACCGACCGGCTGGTCGTCCACAACTTCGATCTGGCCTTCGGCAGCCTCGACCTGACGACCGCCTTCGCGTCGATTCCGCTCAAGGCCTCCGGCCAGGACGCGTGGCAGGCGGCCGAGGTCCCATCCGGCCTGGGCGGGGCGGAGGCGGCCCTCGAATTCGGCCGCGGCGCGGAGATGCCGAACGACGCCACCTTCATGATCGCGGATGGCGCCGGCCATCCGGTGCGCTTCGAGCTTCCGGTGACGCTCTGGCCGGCTCTGGTCCGGCCGAAACCGGCGATCGACCGTTCGGACCTGGCGGCCTGCGGGTCGGTGTCCTTCGACGCGGGCCGGTCCGTGGACCCCAAGGGTGGGCATCTCGCCTACCGCTGGGATTTCGGCGACGGCTCCGTCGCGGAAGGCCCCCTCGTCCGCCACGACTACAGATCGCCGGGCCGGTATATGGCCCGCCTGGAGATCCTCGGCTCCTCCGCCAGGATCGGCGATGGCGCCGCAGCCGATATCCAGGTCGACGTCCCGGTGCCCCCGGAAGCGATCATCGAAGCTCCGCTCTCCGCCTCGGTCGGCGCCGATGTCGCCTTCGACGGCAGCACATCGGTCGCGGGCCGATTGCCGATCAAGCGCGTGACCTGGCGTTTCAACGACGGCGCCACGCTCCAGGGCGCCAAGGTGGGCCGGCGGTTCGACAGGCCGGGCCGCTATCTCGCCAGCCTGACGGTCGATGACGGCTCCGGCCAGCCTTGCGGTGCCGACACGGCCGAGGCCTCCATCGTCGTCAACACGCCGCCGGTCGCCGTCCCGGGCCCCGCACGCCGCGTCTCGGCGGGCGAGGCCATCGCCTTCGACGCCCGCCAATCCTTCGATGCCGACGGCCGGATCACGGCCTATGCCTGGGAGTTCGGCGACGGCACGCGGAGCGACGCCGCCCGGCCGGACCACGCCTATGACCGGCCCGGCACCTACATCGTCCGGCTGACCGTGACGGACGACGCCGGGCTGCCCGATTCCATGGCCTCGGCCACGACCACCGTCGTCGTCAACGCCCCGCCCGTGTCGGTCGCCGGCCACGACCAGTCGGCCGCCGTCGGCGAACCGCTGGTGTTCGACGGCTCCGCCTCCAGCGACCCGGACGGCCGCCTCCTGACCTGGGACTGGAATTTCGGCAATGGCGACACCGGGACGGGGCAGAAGACCACCTACGCCTTCAGCCGGCCGGGCATCTATCGGGTGCGGCTCACCGTCCGGGACGATTCCGGAACCAGCTCCGCGACCGGCGACAGCACGCTCAGCGTGCGCGTGAACGATCCCCCCGTCGCGGTCGCGGGGGGCGATCGGCTGGTCACCGCCAGCGCCGTCTCCTTCGACGGCACCGGCTCCTTCGACCGGGATGACGCGATCGCGGACTATGCCTGGGATTTCGGTGACGGCAGCACCGGCGCCGGCCCCAGGCCGACCCATGTCTACGAGGCGCCCGGCCGCTACCCGGTCCGCCTGACGGTGACGGACCGGTCGGGAACCAAATGGAACTCGGCAAGCGACGACATGACCGTCGTGATCAATGCCCGCCCGGTGGCCGATCCCGGGCCGGACAGGATCGTCGCGCCCGGAGAGAAGGTGGTGTTCGACGGCAGCCGCTCGCTCGACCAGGACGGCGACATCGCCGACTATCGCTGGGACTTCCGCGACGGCAGCGAGGCCCGGGGCCGTATCGCATCGCACAGCTTCGCCCGGCCGGGGATCTACGATGTCAGGCTGGCGGTGGCCGACGACAGCGGCGATGCCGATGCCGTCGACTACAAGGAGGCCCGGATCACCGTCAACGCCGCGCCGGTCGCCGATCCGGGCGGCGACCTCATCACCGCGCCGGGCGATCCGGTCCGGCTCAGCGCCGCCGCCTCCTATGATCCGGACGGCCGGATCGTCAGCTATCGCTGGGATTTCAGCGACGGCGGCGCCCCGGTGTCCGTCGCGCAGGTCGAGCGGCGGTTCACCGCGCCGGGTCTCTACACCGCCCGCCTCACCGTGGCCGACGACAGCGGCGCCTCCAACGGCTTCGATTCCCGCGAGATCGGCATCGCGGTCAACCACGCCCCGGTCGCGGATGCCGGCCGCGACGCCCTGACCGAAAGCCTGATCGTCTCCTTCGACGGCACCGCCTCGATCGACCCGGACGGCGATCCCCTCACCTATCGGTGGGATTTCGGCGACGGGGCCTCGGCCACCGGCGCCAGGGTCCAGCACACCTATGCGGCGGCCGGCACCTATCCGATCATCCTCGTCGTCGACGACGGCAAGGGCCTGCATAACTCCGTCGATCAGGCCGCCAGGTCCCTCGTCATCCATCAGCCGCCGGTGGCGGATGCAGGCGGCAATCGCCAGGTCTGCACCGGCGACGTGATCACCTTCGACGGCTCGAAATCCCTCGATCCCCAGGGCGGCGCCCTGCGCTACGCCTGGGATTTCGGCGACGGGACCAGCTCGGACATCGTCAATCCGACCAAGACCTACCGCAGCGGCGGCGTCTATCCGGTCACCCTGTCGGTGCGGGACAGCGCGAACCTCGCGAACAGCGTCGATGCCGACAGGGTGTCGGTCAAGGTCGACCAGGGACCGTCGGCCGATGCCGGCCCGGACATCAAGGCCTGCGCCATGTCGTCGATCGAGTTCGACGCCTCGCGCTCCTTCGATCCGAACGGGACGATCAAGCGCTACGACTGGGATTTCGGCGACGGCAGGTTCGCGATCGGCGAGAAGCCCAGCCATGTCTACGAGCAACCCGGCGAATACCGGGTCTTCCTGAAGATCGAAGGCCAGCGCGTCGGCCAGTGCGACCCGCACTCGACCGACGAGATGGCGGTCAGGATCATGCAGGGACCCGTGGTCAAGATCGACGCCCGTTCGGCTGCGCCGCTCGGCGAGGTCGCCTTCGACGGCTCCGGCTCGCACATGCCGGGCGGCAAGATCACCGGCTGGCATTGGGATTTCGGGGATGGCGCCACCGCCGAGGGCGCGACCGTCAGCCACGTCTTCACCGAACCCGGCCCGAAGAAGGTCACCCTCACGGTGACCAGCGATTCCGCCTCGCCCACCTGCCAGCGCGTGGCCGCCACCCATGTCGTGGCCGTCAACGCGCCGCCGGTCGCCGTGATCGCGGCGCCGGAGGGCGCCTCCCAGGGTGAGGACCTGCTGCTGGATGCTGGCCCGTCGCATGATCCGGACGGGGCGATCTCGGCCTATGACTGGGATTTCGGGGACGGCGGAACGGCGAAGGGCGTCCGGGTCAACCACCGCTTCACGGCCGCCGGGACCTACAAGGTCCGCCTGACGGTGACCGACGAGGCCGGCGTCGAGAACTCCTCCACGACGGCGGAGGCGATGCTGGCCGTGCGTCCGCCGCCCGCGCCCGAGATCGTGCTGCCGGCCGCCGCCTGCACCGGCGAGGATGTCCGCCTTATCGTCAAAGGGGCGGCGGCGGCGAAGCCGATGGAGGGCGGCTGGCGGAATGCGGGCATGACGGACGGGGCTCACAGCTTCGTCCGGCGCTTCGAGACCCCGGGCCGCTACGACGTGACGGTCATCCCGGATGACGGCAGGGACCTCGCCGATAGCCGGCGGCCGCAGACCCGCATCCTCCACGTCAACCGGCCCCCGGTGGCGATGCCCGGTCCGCAGCGTGCCGTCTGCCCCATGGCCGAGGTCGCCTTCGACGGCACCTCGTCCTATGATCCCGATGGCCGCATCGTCCGCTATGAATGGGATTTCGGCGACGGCAGCGGCGCCCTGGGCCCGACCGCCACCCATGTCTTCGAGGCGCCGGGAATCTACGATGTGGCCCTGACCGTCACGGACGACACGGAGTCGAGCTGCGCGGCGACCCGCCGGTCGGTGCCGATCGTGGTCAACGCGCCGCCGGTCGCCGATGCCGGCTCCCCCTTCGAGGCCTTCATCGGCGGCGCGGCGGATGCGGTGCTGCTCGACGGCCCCGGGTCCAGGGACCCCGATGGCGGCGCTCTCACGCATGTCTGGCGGATCGGCGACGGCACCACCGAGTCGGGCGAACGCGTCCGCCACCTGTTCCGGCAGGCCGGCGACATCCCGGTGGAGCTCACGGTCACCGACAGCTCCGGCCTGCCCTGCGGTGTGGCCAGCGACGACACGATCGTCACGGTCCGCCGGCGCGCTCCGATGCTGGTGACCAAGGTGCCGTCGGCGGAATCCCGGGAGTGA